The sequence GCCCGGCCAGGAGGACCTGGCGGAATTCCTCGCCGGCCACGGCGTGGAGGTGGTGGCCAGCCTGCCCTGCTATCAGGAGGCCAACGTGGACGGCCAGCGGGGCGAGGGGGTGTTCGATGCCAGCATCCGGGCCCTGCGGCGCCTCAACGCCCTGGGCTACGGCGCCGGCGGCGACGCCCCCACCCTGACCCTGGTCTACAACCCCCAGGGGCCGAGCCTGCCGCCGGACCAGGAACAGCTGGAGGCGGCCTACCGCGAGCACCTGGGCAGCGAATTCGGCGTCGTCTTCGACCGCCTGTTCACCATCGCCAACATGCCCATCCAGCGCTTCGGCTCCACCCTGCTCTCCCACGGCCGGTTCGACGACTACCTGGCCCTGCTCAAGGGGGCCCACCGCGCCGAGAACCTGGAGGGGGTCATGTGCCGCGACCTGCTGTCGGTGGACTGGCGGGGCTACGTCTACGACTGCGACTTCAACCAGATGCTCGACCTGCCGCTGGAGGGCCCCGGCCATTCCGACCGGCCCCACATCCGCGACCTGATCGGCGCCGACCTCGCCGGCAGTCCGGTGGTAGTGCGCGAGCATTGCTACGGCTGCACGGCGGGCCAGGGCTCCAGCTGCGGCGGCGCCCTTGGCTGAGTCCGGCACGCCGGAGCTGTCGGTGGTGGTTCCGGCCCTGAACGAGGCGGCCGGCATCGCCGCGGCCCTCGCCCCCCTGCAGGAGTGGCGGGAGCGCGGCGCCGAGGTGCTGGTGGTGGACGGCGGCAGCGACGACGGCACGCTGGAGGCGGCAGCGCCCTGGGCCGACCGGGTCCTGGAAGGGCCGCAGGGCCGGGCGCGGCAGATGAATGCGGGAGCGGCCGAGGCCACCGGCCGCGTACTGCTGTTCCTGCACGCCGACACCCGCCCACCGGAGGACGGCGACCGCCTCCTGCTCGCGGGCCTAGCCCGGAACGGCCGCTCCTGGGGCCGGTTCGACGTGCGCCTGAGCGGCGCCGGCCGCCATCCCCTGCTGCGGGTGGTGGGGAGCTTGATGAACGCGCGTTCGCGCCTCACCGGCATCGCCACCGGCGACCAGGGCCTGTTCGTGGAGCGGGACGCCTTCGAGGCGGAAGGCGGCTTTCCCGAGCAGCCGCTGATGGAGGACATCGCCCTGAGCGCCGCCCTCAAGGCCTGCTGCGGGCGCCCCCTGTGCCTGCGGGCACCCATCCGGACCTCCAGCCGGCGCTGGGAGGACAACGGCGTCCTGCGCACCATCCTGCTCATGTGGGGCCTGCGTCTGCGCTACTGGCTGGGGGCCGATCCGGCCGTGCTCGCCGCACGGTACAAACAGGGATGAGGAAGGCGCCTTCGGCTCGGCTGCTGGTGTTCGCCAAGGCCCCCGTTCCGGGGCGGGTCTTCCGGCGGCTGGCGCCCGCCCTGGGCGCGGGCGACCGGGTGCGGCTGCACATGCGCCTCACCGCCGCCACCCTGGAGCGCCTGGCGGGGGCCGGTCCCTGGCGGACCCGGCTGTACGCCGCGCCGCCCGCCGGCGCCCCCTTCCTGCGCGCCTGCGCCCGCCGCCACCGCATCCCCCTGCGGCCCCAGCACGGCCGGGACCTGGGGGAGCGCATGCGCCACACCCTCGAGGAGGCCCTGGCCGGGGGCGGTCCGGCGGTACTGGTGGGTACAGACCTGCCGGAGCGGGGGCCGGAGTCGGTGGCCGCCGCCTTTCGGGCCCTGGCGGAGGGCGCCGATGCCGTGCTCCAGCCCACCGAGGACGGCGGCTACGGGCTAATCGGGCTCGCCCGTCCCCTGCCGGAGCTGTTCCGGGCCATCCCCTGGGGCACGGAACGGGTGGCTGCCGTCAGCCGGGAGCGCCTGCGCGCCGCCGGGGCGGAGTGGCGGGAGCTGCCGGCCACCTGGGACGTGGACCGGCCGGAGGATCTGGCGCGCCTCGACCCGGCCCTGTTGCGGGGCCTCACTCCGCTGGCCCCACAACAGGGCCAGCCGCCAGAGGCTCTCGACCCGACCAACGGGTAGCGCCCCTGTGGGAGCGGTCCGTGACCGCGACGCGGTTGCCAATCGCCAGCGGTCGCGACTGATAGCCGCTCCCACAATCCGATTCAGGCTCTATCCGGGCCGGCCAGCGTATCCGACAGACGGGTACCCAGAGAGGGCCCAACGGCCCTCCTACTTCGTTTCCCCCTCCCCGGAATCCTCCTCCACCGGATGGCCCCCGGCCTTCCACTCCGGGTAGCCGTACTCCAGCCGCCGTGCCTCGTAGCCCCGCTCGCGCAGGCGCGCCACCGCCTCGTAGGCCAGCACGCAGTAGGGGCCGCGGCAGTAGGCCACCACCTCCTGGTCCGGGGGCAGACCCTCCAATCGGGACTCCAGATCCTCCAGGGGGACGTTCACGGCGCCGGGCAGGTGGCCCTCGGCGTACTCCTCCTCGGGGCGGACATCCAGCACCGTAACCCCGCCGTCCCGGGCCCGGCTGAGGAGCTCCTCGGCCGCCAGGGGGTCCATGCGGTCCTTGGTGGCCAGGTTGGAGGCGATCAGCCGCTCCACCTCCGCCAGGTTGTTCTCCGCCACCTTGCGCAGGGCGTCCAGCAGCTCCACCACCTCGTCCCCCGCTACGCGGTAGTAGACGTAGAGCCCCTCCTTGCGGGTGGTCACCAGCCCGGCCTGGCGCAGCTGCTGGAGGTGCTGGGAGGCGTTGGCCACGCTCAGCCCCGAGACCCGCGCCAGCGCCTCCACGCTGCGGTCGCCCTGGGCCAGGTACTCCAGCAGCTCCAGCCGGTTGGCGTTGGAGAGCGCCTTGCCCACGCGGGCGAACTGCTCGGCGAGCGCGTGCTTGAAGTCACTCATGGTGCATCCACTATTTGAATGATCAATTGAACATTGTACTCTATAGCTCGTTCAGCCCTGAACCCGAACCAGACCTATGGCGGAGGTTCCCCATGACGGTTTCGGAATTGCTGCTCGCCTACGAGCCCCAGATCCGCCTCGGCTTCTTCCTGGGTGTCCTCGGCGTCATGCTGTTCTCAGAGGCTGCGGTACCCCGCCGGCCCCGCAGCCAGCCGCGCTGGGTGCGCTGGCTCAACAACCTGGGCCTGGTGGTCCTCAACACCGTCCTGCTGCGCCTGCTGTTTCCCGCCGCGGCCGTGGGCGCCGCCCTGTACGCCGAGAGCCAGGGCTGGGGCCTGTTCAACCAGTGGGCCCTGCCGGGCGTCCTGGTGCTGGTGCTCAGCGTGGTGATCCTGGACCTGATCGTCTACCTCCAGCACGTCATGTTCCACGCCGTGCCGGCGCTGTGGCGGCTGCACCGGGTCCACCACGCCGACCTGGACTTCGATACCACCACCGGCCTGCGCTTCCATCCCGTCGAGATCGTGCTGTCCATGGTCCTCAAGCTGGGGGCGGTGGTGGCGCTGGGGGCCTCGCCCGCCGGCGTGCTGGTCTTCGAGGTACTGCTCAACGCCACCGCCCTGTTCAACCACGGCAACCTGCGGCTGCCCACCGGCGTGGACCGGGTCCTGCGCTGGATCGTGGTGACGCCGGACATGCACCGCGTGCACCACTCCCTGGAGGGCGACGAGACCAACAGCAACTTCGGCTTCAACCTGCCCTGGTGGGACCGCCTGCTGGGCACCTACCGGGACCAGCCGCGCGCCGGCCACGAGGGCATGACCATCGGCATCCATAGCGTGCGCGATCCGCGAGCCGCGGAGTGGCTCGACGGCATGCTCATCGGCATCCCGTTCCGCGGCGGCACCCCGGAATACCCCATCAACCAGCGTTTCCAGGAGAAGACCGATGGCACCGCCTAAGTGGCTGCGCTGGCTGCTCGGCGGCCTGCTGCTCCTGGCCGTCGCCGCCGCCCTATTCTACCGCGACCGGATAGACCCCGCCGATGTGGAGGCGTGGATCCAGGGCACCGGGGGCCTGGCCCCCCTGCTGTTCCTCGCCCTGTACACCCTTGGGGCGGTGCTCTTCCTGCCCGGCTCCGTGCTGACCCTGGCCGGCGGCGCCCTGTTCGGGCCCGTGCTGGGCACGGCGGTGAACCTGGCCGGGGCCACCATCGGCGGCACCCTGGCCTTCCTCATCGCCCGCTACCTGGCCTCCGACTGGGTGGCCGAGCGCGCCGGTGGCCGTCTGAAGCAGCTCAAGGAGGGCGTGGAGGCGGAGGGCTGGCGCTTCGTGGCCTTCACCCGGCTG comes from Thiohalorhabdus denitrificans and encodes:
- the arsS gene encoding arsenosugar biosynthesis radical SAM (seleno)protein ArsS (Some members of this family are selenoproteins.); protein product: MHATLPHLENSDFPALTRRAVTTLQVNLGYRCNQTCLHCHVNAGPNRTEVMDRETVDDLLAFMDAGEIATLDLTGGAPELNPHFRDLVAAARERGVHVIDRCNLTVLEEPGQEDLAEFLAGHGVEVVASLPCYQEANVDGQRGEGVFDASIRALRRLNALGYGAGGDAPTLTLVYNPQGPSLPPDQEQLEAAYREHLGSEFGVVFDRLFTIANMPIQRFGSTLLSHGRFDDYLALLKGAHRAENLEGVMCRDLLSVDWRGYVYDCDFNQMLDLPLEGPGHSDRPHIRDLIGADLAGSPVVVREHCYGCTAGQGSSCGGALG
- a CDS encoding TIGR04282 family arsenosugar biosynthesis glycosyltransferase, producing MRKAPSARLLVFAKAPVPGRVFRRLAPALGAGDRVRLHMRLTAATLERLAGAGPWRTRLYAAPPAGAPFLRACARRHRIPLRPQHGRDLGERMRHTLEEALAGGGPAVLVGTDLPERGPESVAAAFRALAEGADAVLQPTEDGGYGLIGLARPLPELFRAIPWGTERVAAVSRERLRAAGAEWRELPATWDVDRPEDLARLDPALLRGLTPLAPQQGQPPEALDPTNG
- a CDS encoding sterol desaturase family protein — protein: MTVSELLLAYEPQIRLGFFLGVLGVMLFSEAAVPRRPRSQPRWVRWLNNLGLVVLNTVLLRLLFPAAAVGAALYAESQGWGLFNQWALPGVLVLVLSVVILDLIVYLQHVMFHAVPALWRLHRVHHADLDFDTTTGLRFHPVEIVLSMVLKLGAVVALGASPAGVLVFEVLLNATALFNHGNLRLPTGVDRVLRWIVVTPDMHRVHHSLEGDETNSNFGFNLPWWDRLLGTYRDQPRAGHEGMTIGIHSVRDPRAAEWLDGMLIGIPFRGGTPEYPINQRFQEKTDGTA
- a CDS encoding ArsR/SmtB family transcription factor produces the protein MSDFKHALAEQFARVGKALSNANRLELLEYLAQGDRSVEALARVSGLSVANASQHLQQLRQAGLVTTRKEGLYVYYRVAGDEVVELLDALRKVAENNLAEVERLIASNLATKDRMDPLAAEELLSRARDGGVTVLDVRPEEEYAEGHLPGAVNVPLEDLESRLEGLPPDQEVVAYCRGPYCVLAYEAVARLRERGYEARRLEYGYPEWKAGGHPVEEDSGEGETK
- a CDS encoding TIGR04283 family arsenosugar biosynthesis glycosyltransferase yields the protein MAESGTPELSVVVPALNEAAGIAAALAPLQEWRERGAEVLVVDGGSDDGTLEAAAPWADRVLEGPQGRARQMNAGAAEATGRVLLFLHADTRPPEDGDRLLLAGLARNGRSWGRFDVRLSGAGRHPLLRVVGSLMNARSRLTGIATGDQGLFVERDAFEAEGGFPEQPLMEDIALSAALKACCGRPLCLRAPIRTSSRRWEDNGVLRTILLMWGLRLRYWLGADPAVLAARYKQG